The Arachis hypogaea cultivar Tifrunner chromosome 14, arahy.Tifrunner.gnm2.J5K5, whole genome shotgun sequence genome has a segment encoding these proteins:
- the LOC112741605 gene encoding small ribosomal subunit protein bS1c translates to MEKISAMYSTNNFGKTVSEIRIENPSVVKKEIMASLAQQLSALRWSPLPSTSSSRPTTAHNRRTRTLLPVVCSVALSNAQNRERVKLKELFEQAYERCRTAPMEGVSFTVDQFTEALEKYDFDSEVGTKIKGTVFAVDASGAYVDVTAKSTAYLPLQEACIHRIKHVQAAGIVPGLREEFVVIGENEVDDGLILSLKAIEFDLAWERCRQLQAEDAVVKGKIVNGNKGGLVAEVEGLKGFVPFSQISSKLSGEELLEKELPLKFMEVDEEQSRLILSHRKAAADSQGQLGIGSVVTGTVQSLKPYGAFVDIGGISGLLHVSQISHDRITDIASVLQPGDILKVMILSHDRERGRVSLSTKKLEPTPGDMIRNPKLVFEKAEEMAQTFRQRIAQAEAMARADMLRFQPESGLTLSNEGILGPLSSELPAEGVDFNEVPPAEEDS, encoded by the exons ATGGAAAAAATCTCTGCAATGTACAGTACTAATAATTTTGGAAAGACCGTATCCGAGATTAGAATAGAAAATCCCAGTGTAGTGAAGAAGGAAATCATGGCGTCTCTGGCTCAGCAGCTGAGCGCCCTCAGATGGTCTCCACTGCCGTCCACGTCTTCGTCAAGACCAACCACCGCCCACAACCGCCGCACCCGCACGCTCCTTCCGGTGGTGTGTTCGGTGGCCTTATCGAATGCGCAGAACCGAGAGAGAGTGAAGCTCAAAGAGCTCTTCGAGCAAGCCTATGAGAGGTGCCGCACTGCTCCCATGGAAGGTGTTTCCTTCACCGTTGATCAGTTCACTGAAGCTCTTGAAAAGTATGATTTTGATTCCGAGGTTGGCACCAAG ATTAAGGGCACAGTATTTGCTGTAGATGCAAGTGGAGCTTATGTTGACGTTACTGCAAAGTCGACTGCATATTTGCCACTGCAAGAAGCATGCATCCACCGAATTAAGCATGTGCAAGCAGCAGGCATAGTTCCTGGCTTGAGAGAGGAGTTTGTAGTCATTGGGGAAAATGAAGTTGATGATGGCCTGATCTTGAGTTTAAAGGCTATTGAGTTCGACCTTGCATGGGAACGCTGTAGGCAACTTCAAGCAGAAGATGCAGTTGTCAAGGGTAAG ATTGTCAATGGAAACAAGGGTGGATTGGTGGCCGAGGTGGAAGGCCTTAAGGGATTTGTTCCATTCTCACAGATTTCATCG AAATTATCTGGAGAAGAGCTACTTGAGAAGGAACTCCCTCTAAAGTTCATGGAGGTGGATGAGGAACAGTCCAGACTTATCCTCAGTCACCGTAAAGCCGCTGCTGACAGCCAGGGACAGCTGGGAATTGGATCAGTAGTAACTGGCACTGTTCAAAGCCTAAAGCCATATGGTGCCTTCGTTGACATTGGTGGAATCAGTGGTCTCCTTCACGTCAGTCAGATCAGTCATGATCGTATAACTGATATTGCAAGTGTTCTTCAACCCGGTGATATTCTGAAG GTGATGATACTAAGTCATGATCGGGAGAGAGGCCGAGTAAGCCTTTCCACAAAGAAGTTGGAACCCACACCTGGTGATATGATTCGCAATCCAAAGCTTGTCTTTGAGAAG GCGGAAGAGATGGCTCAGACATTCAGACAGAGAATAGCCCAAGCAGAAGCCATGGCTCGAGCTGATATGCTTCGGTTCCAGCCAGAG AGTGGATTAACTCTTAGCAATGAAGGGATTTTAGGACCACTTTCTTCAGAGTTGCCTGCAGAGGGAGTGGATTTCAATGAGGTACCCCCAGCTGAAGAAGATTCATGA